The nucleotide sequence CTCTATAAGTGTCAAGAGGTCTTTTTGTTTCAGTTTCTAATACACCTTGTCCTTTGGAGTATTTCTCAGAAAGTTGGAGACACTGGCTGTCATTACCCAAAAGATACATGCTTCTGTGCTTCTTGAATGGACCGCCAGAGCCTCTGGAGTTATAGGGGTTTTTATGATTATCGCAGGTTTAATTACCTTCTACTTAGACATAAAATACATAGAAGGAGGCATTCCTGTGCATCCAAAGGAAGTTACAGACCCAAGGATTTACATGGCAGCGGAGAGGACCTTTCTTGCTTGGGTGAGGACTGCCATAGCTCTTATAGTTTTTGGCTTTGTTATAGAGAAGTTTGAGTTTTTCCTGCTTCAGCTTGAAAAGGTTTTTAACATTCACCTTGCAGAAGAACACCACAGGCTTGTAGGCATAGGTATCTTTGTTATAGTGGTTGGCTTGCTTACCTTAATCCTTGGCATGGCTAACTTCTATAGAACTATACAGCAGGTTGACAAAGGCTTCTATAGGACACACACTTGGCTTTACAAGGCTTATGGAGTGGTTATATTTATAGCCTGCTTGGTGCTAACCTTCTACGTGCTGAAGGTAATATAGGTTAAAATTTAAAGCCATGAGAAGCTATGACGTGGTAGTTATAGGTGCAGGTGGTGCTGGTCTTCGCACTGCCATAGAGTGTGCAAGGGACCCATCCATAAGGGTGGCGGTGGTCTCAAAGGTCTATCCTACAAGGTCTCATACAGGTGCAGCACAAGGGGGTCTAAACGCCGCCCTTGGAAACGCAGTTCCTCAAGATAGCCCAGAAGCCCACGCCTTTGATACCATAAAGGGTTCTGACTTTTTGGCAGACCAAGATGCAGTCTATTTTATGTGCAAACATGCACCCGAGGTGGTTTACGAGCTTGACCGTTGGGGTGTGCCCTTTTCAAGAATGGAGGATGGCAGGATAGCCCAAAGACCCTTTGGTGGTGCATCTTTTCCAAGGACTGTTTACTCTGCAGACAGGACGGGACACGTGCTTTTGCATACCCTCTTTGAGCAGGCACTCGCCAGAGAAAACATAGACTTTTTCAACGAGTTTTTCCTTCTTGACCTTATCCACGACGGACAGAGGGTCAAGGGTGTGTCCCTATACGATATAAAAAACGGAGAGGTGGTAAACCTAAAGGCTAAGGCGGTAGTCCTTGCAACCGGCGGTTTTGCACGCATATACTGGCAAAGAAGCACCAACGCCATAGGAAACACAGGCGATGGTGTGGCGGTAGCCCTTCTTAATGGTCTCCCCCTAAAGGATATAGAGTTTATCCAGTTTCATCCCACAGGTCTTGCCAAAACTGGCATACTGCTTTCAGAAGCCTGTAGAGGAGAGGGTGGCTATTTAATAAACAAGTTTGGTGAGCGTTTTATGGCAAGGTATGCACCCCAGAAGATGGAGCTTGCACCCAGAGATTTGGTCTCAAGGTCCATAGAGTATGAAATAAGAGAAGGAAGAGGTTTTGGAGAAGGCACGTCTGCCTATGTGCTTTTGGACCTAAGACACCTCGGAGAAGAAAAAATAAAGGAAAGACTACCTCAGGTGCGTCAGCTTGCCATAGATTTTGAAGGTGTAGACCCTGTTTATGACCCCGTGCCCATAAGACCCTCTGCCCACTACTGCATGGGTGGCGTGCATGTGGAAAACTACATGACCTCCGCCACACCACTTGAAGGACTTTATGCAGTAGGTGAGTGTGCCTGCGTGTCCGTGCATGGTGCCAACAGGCTTGGAGGAAACTCCCTTATAGAACTTCTGGTCTTTGGAAAGTTCTGTGGCATATCCGCAAGGGAATACGCCAAACAGGTGGATTTTCTTGAGCTTTCGGAGGGAGAAAAGGCTAAGGGTAAAGAGCTTATAGAGGGTCTTATGAAAAGAGAAGGCTATGAAAAACTTGCGGACATAAGGAAAAGGATGGGGGAGATAACTTGGGAAAAGATGGGTATATTCAGGGATGAGAAGTCCCTACAAAGTGCTTACGAGGAGCTTTCTGAACTTTTAGAGCGTTGGGAGAACATTCCAGTGGTGGACAAAAGCAAGGTCTTTAACACAAACCTTATAGAGGTGCTTGAGCTAAGAAACATGCTACACCTTGCAAGAGCGGTCGCCTACTGTGCCCTTCATAGAAGAGAATCAAGGGGTGGACACTACAGAGAGGATTATCCAGAAAGGGACGATGAAAACTTCCTAAAGCATACGTTGGTGTGGCAAGAAGGTGATAAACTGAAGATAGAATATATAGACGTAAAAATAATCTATCACCAACCTGCGGAGAGGAAATACTAATGGACCTGCAGATGGCAATTGTATCCATACCAGCCCTTATGATGGCGGTGATACTTCACGAATACGCTCATGGATGGGTTGCCTATAAGATGGGAGACCCAACTGCCAAGGAGTATGGTAGGCTTACTATAAATCCAATACCTCATATAGACTTGCTTGGAACAATAATACTACCCGGCATGCTAATATTGATAGGCTCTCCCATACTCTTTGGCTGGGCAAAGCCTGTGCCC is from Aquificaceae bacterium and encodes:
- a CDS encoding DUF202 domain-containing protein, producing METLAVITQKIHASVLLEWTARASGVIGVFMIIAGLITFYLDIKYIEGGIPVHPKEVTDPRIYMAAERTFLAWVRTAIALIVFGFVIEKFEFFLLQLEKVFNIHLAEEHHRLVGIGIFVIVVGLLTLILGMANFYRTIQQVDKGFYRTHTWLYKAYGVVIFIACLVLTFYVLKVI
- a CDS encoding FAD-dependent oxidoreductase, which translates into the protein MRSYDVVVIGAGGAGLRTAIECARDPSIRVAVVSKVYPTRSHTGAAQGGLNAALGNAVPQDSPEAHAFDTIKGSDFLADQDAVYFMCKHAPEVVYELDRWGVPFSRMEDGRIAQRPFGGASFPRTVYSADRTGHVLLHTLFEQALARENIDFFNEFFLLDLIHDGQRVKGVSLYDIKNGEVVNLKAKAVVLATGGFARIYWQRSTNAIGNTGDGVAVALLNGLPLKDIEFIQFHPTGLAKTGILLSEACRGEGGYLINKFGERFMARYAPQKMELAPRDLVSRSIEYEIREGRGFGEGTSAYVLLDLRHLGEEKIKERLPQVRQLAIDFEGVDPVYDPVPIRPSAHYCMGGVHVENYMTSATPLEGLYAVGECACVSVHGANRLGGNSLIELLVFGKFCGISAREYAKQVDFLELSEGEKAKGKELIEGLMKREGYEKLADIRKRMGEITWEKMGIFRDEKSLQSAYEELSELLERWENIPVVDKSKVFNTNLIEVLELRNMLHLARAVAYCALHRRESRGGHYREDYPERDDENFLKHTLVWQEGDKLKIEYIDVKIIYHQPAERKY